A region from the Bubalus kerabau isolate K-KA32 ecotype Philippines breed swamp buffalo chromosome 23, PCC_UOA_SB_1v2, whole genome shotgun sequence genome encodes:
- the CASTOR2 gene encoding cytosolic arginine sensor for mTORC1 subunit 2 isoform X2: protein MGSRATGSARRCKFFSLTETPEDYTIIVDEEGFLELPSSEHLSVADATWLALNVVSGGGSFSSSQPIGVTKIAKSVIAPLADQNISVFMLSTYQTDFILVRERDLPFVTHTLSSEFTILRVVNGETVAAENLGITNGFVKPKMVQRPVIHPLSSPSNRFCVTSLDPDTLPSVATLLMDVMFYSNGVKDPLASGDDCDHIRFFSFSLIEGYISLVMDVQTQQRFPSNLLFTSASGELWKMVRIGGQPLGFDECGIVAQISEPLAAADIPAYYISTFKFDHALVPEENINGVISALKVSQAEKH, encoded by the exons GTGCAAGTTCTTCAGTCTGACTGAGACCCCGGAGGATTACACCATCATTGTCGATGAGGAGGGCTTTCTTG AACTGCCCTCTTCGGAACACCTGAGTGTGGCCGATGCCACCTGGCTGGCCCTCAATGTGGTGTCTGGCGGCGGCAGCTTCTCCAGCTCCCAGCCCATCGGCGTGACCAAGATCGCCAAGTCGGTCATCGCCCCACTGGCCGATCAGAACATCTCCGTGTTCATGCTTTCCACCTATCAGACGGACTTCATCCTG GTGCGTGAGCGGGACCTGCCCTTTGTCACCCATACCTTGTCATCAGAGTTCACCATCCTGCGGGTCGTCAATGGCGAGACGGTGGCGGCTGAGAACCTCGGCATCACCAACGGCTTTGTGAAGCCCAAGATGG TCCAGAGGCCCGTCATCCACCCACTGTCCAGCCCGAGCAACAGGTTCTGTGTCACCAGCCTGGACCCCGACACGCTGCCCAGCGTTGCCACACTCCTCATGGACGTCATGTTTTACTCCAACGG AGTGAAGGACCCCCTGGCGTCCGGCGATGACTGCGACCACATCcgcttcttctccttctccctcatcGAGGGCTACATCTCCCTGGTGATGGACGTGCAGACCCAGCAGAG GTTTCCTAGTAATTTGTTGTTCACGAGCGCATCTGGggagctctggaagatggtgcgGATTGGAGGACAGCCCCTGGGATTTG ATGAGTGCGGCATTGTGGCCCAGATCTCCGAGCCCTTGGCTGCCGCAGACATCCCCGCCTACTACATCAGCACCTTCAAGTTCGACCACGCACTG GTACCGGAAGAAAACATCAACGGCGTCATCAGCGCCCTGAAAGTCAGCCAAGCAGAGAAGCACTAG